The genomic stretch TCTCCTTTGATCTGGCGACCAGGGCGGCCTGCAAGGCGATCCTGGTGTCGCCGCATTTCCTGTTCCGGATCGAGCGGGAACAGCCAGGGGATACTCCGTGGCGTCTGAGCGACCTCGAGGTGGCCTCGCGGCTCAGCTATTTCCTTTGGTCGGCGCCGCCGGACGAACCGCTGCTGTCGCTGGCGGAGCAGGGACGCCTGTCGGATCCCGCGGTGCATGAAGCGCAGGTGCGGCGGATGTTGCGGGATCCCCGATCGGCCGCGCTGGCCGAGCAGTTCACCAGTCAATGGCTGGGCACGCGCACCCTGCACACGACGGCGCAGCCGGACCGGGGGCGTTTCCCCGAGTTCTCGGAGTCCCTCCGGGATGCCATGGCTGCCGAACCGGTGGCCTTCGTGGCGGCGTTGATCCGTGGGAACGGAAGCCTGCGGGATCTGCTCGACGCGGATTACACCTTCGCCAATGCCGAACTGGCCCGGCTGTACGGCATCAACGGCGTGAACTCCGAGGCCCTCGTCCGCGTTTCGCTTCCCGACCGGACCCGCGGTGGCATTACCGGTATGGCGGCGGTGCTGACCCAGACCAGCTACCCGCTGCGGACGAGTCCGGTGCTGCGCGGCAAATGGATCCTCGAAGAGGTGCTGGGGACGCCCCCGCCCCCGCCCCCGCCCTTGGTGGCCACGTTGCCGGCGGATGACCGGGTGCGCGAAGGATTGACTTTCCGCCAGCGTCTGGAGGCCCACCGGGACAAGCCCAATTGTGCCTCCTGCCATGCGCGGCTGGATCCCATCGGATTCGCCCTGGAGAACTTCGATCCCATCGGGCGCTGGCGAAACGAGGTGGATGGAGCCCCTGTGGATGCCGGCGGGGTGCTTCCCGGGGGCGAGTCGGTTGAGGGCCCCGTTCAGCTCAAGGAGGCGCTGCTGGCCCGCAAGCCCCTGTTTCTCCGGCATGTGGCCGAGAAGCTCCTCGGCTATGCCCTTGGGCGCGGCCTGGAATACTACGATATCCCGACCGTGAAGGAGTTGGTGCGAGCCACGGCAGCTGACGGGGACCGACTCAACACGCTGATCCTGGAGATCACCCGGTCCTATCCGTTTCTTTACCGCCGCGGCGAGTCCGTCGCGACCCCCTCCACGGAATGATGTCGTTCAGGAGTTCCTCACGATTGCGTCGCCGTGGCTGTCGCTGTGCCTTGCCGGTCCGGACCGTTCCGCACTACCTTCCACGAAAATCCCCATGAGTGCCGACCTTCATCCGATCTCGCGCCGGACCTTGCTGAAGGGTCTCGGAGTTTCGATGACCCTCCCCTGGCTGGAGGCCATGCGACCAGGCCGCCTGCTCGGGGGTCCCCTGGGCGCGGACGCCGGCGCCAGCGCGCCGCCGGTGCGGTTTGCGGCCCTGTACATGGCCAATGGGGCGCTGATGGACCCCTGGCGGCCCAAGGGGTTGGGACGTGAGTTCGAGCTGTCGCCCACGCTGGAGCCCCTGGCACCCTTCCGGGACGATTTGCTGGTGCTCTCGAACTTGTGGCATCGCGCGGCGAACACCGGCGACGGCCACTACGTGAAGACCGGTGCCTGGCTTACCGGGACCACCATCACCCGAACGACCGGTAGCAACCTGTGTGCCGGCAACGTCTCGGCGGATCAGATGATGGCCCGTGCGGTCGGGAATTTTACGCCGTTGCCCTCGCTGGAACTGGGGATCGAACCGGTCTCCACCGGAGTGGACGTCAACGTGGGCTTTACGCGCCTCTATGGCTCGCACATCTCATGGGCTACGCCCACGGCACCGCTGGCCAAGGAGATCAATCCGCAACTGGCGTTTGACCGGCTGTTCCGGTCCCGGGCGGCGCGGCGCGGCGGTCTTCTCGGGCGGGACGACAGTGTCCTGGACCTCGTGGCCGAGGACGCCCGCCGCCTCCAGCGCGAGGTCGGCCACGCCGACCGGCAGAAGCTGAACGAGTACTTTGAGAGTGTCCGCTCGGTCGAGCGGCGCATCGCTTTTGACCGGCGGCGCAAGCGCGAGGAGTACCTTGAGGATCCATCCGTCCGGGCAGAGGTGGAACGTTTGGGTCGGGCGGTGGACCTGTACGGCGATCCGGCGCGTGTCAGCGAGCGGCGCGACAACCACACGGAACAGGTCCGGCTCATGTTGGACATCCTGGCGCTGGCGTTTTGGACCGATGCCACCCGGGTGGGCACGTTCATGTTCGGGAACTCGGTGAGCGGGCGGAATTTTTCCTTCCTGGAGCCCGGGCTGGGTTCGCATCACGAGAACAGCCATCACGAGGGCAAGGACGACAAGAAGGCGCGTTACCAGAAGATCAACCGGTGGCATGTGGAGCAGTACGTGTATTTCCTCGAGCGGCTTCGCGGATACCGCGAGGGCGACGGGACGCTGCTGGACCGCTCCATGATCCTGTTCGGAGCCGGCATGAGTGATGGCAATGCACACAGTCCGCACGACCTGCCGCTGGTTCTGGCCGGGCGGGGCGGGGGGACGCTGTCGCCCGGACGCCACATCCGCTATGCCAAGGACCATCCCATGGCCGACCTTCATGTCTCCCTGATGCGTCGGATGGGGGTGTCCGTGGATCGGTGGGCCGACGCGTCCGGCGAACTGCCCGGACTCGACGATGCACAGTTTGCCGGGCCGGTCGGGTAGGTCGCGATTCCCCGGTCGCAGTTCCCGCAACGTTCCATCAATCCAGGCTTGCCGGCAGCCCCAGGATGGGTGCCCATGAATGGGTCTCCGCCCCCGGTCGTCTTCCGGGGACGAATTGCCGTCGAGCTTCACCGACAGACATCTGCCGTTTTCCCTCCATGAAACTCCGATTCCTGATTCCGGCCCTCATCATGGCCGGCATGCTCACCGCCTCGGCCGCCCCAAAGAAGGTGATTCTGGTCACCGCCACCAAGGGCTTCCGCCATTCCTCCATTCCGACCGCTGAAAATGTCATCACCACGCTCGGGCGCGCCAGCGGCGCCTTTGAGGTCGTGGACGTTGTCCGCGGCGGACCCAACGGGACCGACGATGCCGAGGTTCGGGAGAAGTTGACCCTGGAGCGCTTGAACGCGGTGGATGGCGTCATCTTTGCCAATACCACGGGTGATCTGGACCTGCCGGACCGGGAAGGATTTCTCAAGTGGATCGAGGCGGGGCACGGGTTCATTGGCATGCATTCGTGTTCGGACACGTTTCACGGGTTTCCCCCGTTCATTGAGATGCTTGGCGGCGAGTTTTTGACGCACGATGCGCAGGTGGGGATCTCCGCGGTGAACCAGGACCCGCAGCATCCGGCGACCCGATACCTGGGCCCCAATTACGACATTTTCGACGAGATCTACATCTTCAAGAACTTTGACCGGAGCAAGGTGCGCGGACTGCTTGGGCTGGATGCCCATCCGAATTACAAGTTTCCCGGGGATTACCCGGTGGCCTGGTGCCGTGACTACGGCCGCGGCCGGGTGTTCTACACCTCGCTGGGACACCGGGAGGACGTGTGGACCAGCGCCGCCTACCAGTGGCACATCCTCGGCGCCATCGAATGGGCGTTGGGACTGGCGCACGCGGATGCGAAACCGCAGGAGACGCAACCCGGGCTGACCCACGCGGAGAAGCGCGACGGGTTTCGTCCGCTCTTCGACGGGAAGTCCCTGGACGGCTGGAAGCTGCGCAACCCCAACGGAGTTCCGAGCTGGTTGGTCGAGAACGGCCTGTTGATCAACCGGTTGGAGCACACCAAGGACAAGGTGACCGGACACGGCACCGACCTGGTCAGCACG from Verrucomicrobiia bacterium encodes the following:
- a CDS encoding DUF1592 domain-containing protein → MLAAVLPVCGLADDFQDAVRPLLQQHCLECHRGGRAKGGVNLAPFTNTASLHLNPKLWETVVRQVEERAMPPRDEDQPSEEERLRLRDTLNELLNNPDPRLLPRDPGAPVVRRLNRTEYNHTVRDLLGVTNRPADRFPADGGGGAGFDNNADTLFVPPILMEQYLEAAEEVLLAADLRSLGFAAPAWFRSDRETAARNLAAFGRRAFRRPVTADEVERWVGLYADARASGLSFDLATRAACKAILVSPHFLFRIEREQPGDTPWRLSDLEVASRLSYFLWSAPPDEPLLSLAEQGRLSDPAVHEAQVRRMLRDPRSAALAEQFTSQWLGTRTLHTTAQPDRGRFPEFSESLRDAMAAEPVAFVAALIRGNGSLRDLLDADYTFANAELARLYGINGVNSEALVRVSLPDRTRGGITGMAAVLTQTSYPLRTSPVLRGKWILEEVLGTPPPPPPPLVATLPADDRVREGLTFRQRLEAHRDKPNCASCHARLDPIGFALENFDPIGRWRNEVDGAPVDAGGVLPGGESVEGPVQLKEALLARKPLFLRHVAEKLLGYALGRGLEYYDIPTVKELVRATAADGDRLNTLILEITRSYPFLYRRGESVATPSTE
- a CDS encoding DUF1552 domain-containing protein, which translates into the protein MSADLHPISRRTLLKGLGVSMTLPWLEAMRPGRLLGGPLGADAGASAPPVRFAALYMANGALMDPWRPKGLGREFELSPTLEPLAPFRDDLLVLSNLWHRAANTGDGHYVKTGAWLTGTTITRTTGSNLCAGNVSADQMMARAVGNFTPLPSLELGIEPVSTGVDVNVGFTRLYGSHISWATPTAPLAKEINPQLAFDRLFRSRAARRGGLLGRDDSVLDLVAEDARRLQREVGHADRQKLNEYFESVRSVERRIAFDRRRKREEYLEDPSVRAEVERLGRAVDLYGDPARVSERRDNHTEQVRLMLDILALAFWTDATRVGTFMFGNSVSGRNFSFLEPGLGSHHENSHHEGKDDKKARYQKINRWHVEQYVYFLERLRGYREGDGTLLDRSMILFGAGMSDGNAHSPHDLPLVLAGRGGGTLSPGRHIRYAKDHPMADLHVSLMRRMGVSVDRWADASGELPGLDDAQFAGPVG
- a CDS encoding ThuA domain-containing protein translates to MKLRFLIPALIMAGMLTASAAPKKVILVTATKGFRHSSIPTAENVITTLGRASGAFEVVDVVRGGPNGTDDAEVREKLTLERLNAVDGVIFANTTGDLDLPDREGFLKWIEAGHGFIGMHSCSDTFHGFPPFIEMLGGEFLTHDAQVGISAVNQDPQHPATRYLGPNYDIFDEIYIFKNFDRSKVRGLLGLDAHPNYKFPGDYPVAWCRDYGRGRVFYTSLGHREDVWTSAAYQWHILGAIEWALGLAHADAKPQETQPGLTHAEKRDGFRPLFDGKSLDGWKLRNPNGVPSWLVENGLLINRLEHTKDKVTGHGTDLVSTETFRDFIVRYDYLIPPGANSGFYLRGRHEIQIFDDYGRKPELGGNGAIYNVAPAALMASRKPGEWQNVEATIIDNKITVVLNGVTIHDGVVCDRGTGSHLDDNVNEPGPILLQGDHGEVAFRNIRIKPLN